Proteins encoded in a region of the uncultured Methanobrevibacter sp. genome:
- a CDS encoding alpha/beta hydrolase — MSRMSKIVETALDKKHREYVDDADKADEHMQERSLEEDEPYKIPKGIYRTKVETRDIFGCQMVIFNEIEDSERLVIYLHGGIYVNEIKSVHISFCDKLAKKVNASVFAPIYPLAPNHTYEETYEIVEKLYRYLLEINKPIIIMGDSAGGGLSAAFAEHLAVIDLPQPENLILISPWLDVSMSGDYDEVEFDPMLGVDGLREMGETWAAELDPKDYKVSPLFGEVDKLPKTTLFVGTHEIFYPDVVKFYNKLKDNGVDAELNVGEEMTHVYAIYPLVSESKEAFKHIVQVILD; from the coding sequence ATGTCAAGAATGTCAAAGATTGTGGAAACCGCACTGGACAAAAAGCATCGTGAATATGTTGACGATGCAGATAAAGCTGATGAACATATGCAGGAACGTTCTCTTGAAGAAGATGAACCTTATAAAATACCAAAAGGGATATATCGCACTAAGGTTGAAACAAGAGACATATTCGGATGCCAGATGGTAATCTTTAATGAAATTGAAGACAGTGAACGTCTGGTCATATATCTTCATGGAGGAATATATGTTAACGAGATTAAATCTGTTCACATTTCTTTTTGCGATAAACTTGCAAAAAAGGTTAATGCATCTGTATTTGCTCCAATATACCCGCTCGCTCCAAACCATACATATGAAGAAACCTACGAAATAGTTGAAAAGCTATATAGATATTTGCTTGAAATAAATAAGCCTATCATAATCATGGGAGATTCTGCCGGAGGAGGATTGTCTGCAGCATTTGCTGAGCATTTGGCCGTCATTGATTTGCCTCAACCTGAAAACCTAATTTTAATATCTCCTTGGCTTGATGTGTCAATGTCCGGAGATTATGATGAGGTGGAATTTGATCCAATGCTTGGTGTGGATGGACTGCGTGAAATGGGTGAAACATGGGCCGCTGAACTTGATCCAAAAGACTATAAAGTAAGTCCGCTCTTTGGAGAAGTGGATAAGCTTCCAAAAACAACACTTTTTGTAGGAACTCATGAAATATTCTATCCGGATGTCGTAAAATTCTATAACAAACTAAAAGACAATGGTGTTGATGCTGAACTGAATGTTGGTGAAGAAATGACTCATGTTTATGCCATTTACCCACTGGTTTCAGAATCAAAGGAAGCATTCAAACACATTGTTCAGGTAATTTTAGATTAA
- a CDS encoding DUF3089 domain-containing protein — protein MFEKPFTGTAPDYSENKHWLALPENPDKSVDLIFLYPSSCNDPEADIICDIDNPSMVEGAKLNFAHEATAFEGIANIFAPYWRQVNGLKLPMMSFEEVYDAEWAEPRTDVYAALDYYFENLNDGRPYFFAGHSQGSRLCYMVLSEYMKEHPEYYENMIAAYCIGDSLTRKYLEENPHIKAAQAADDLGVVVSWNTEGPANKGKDSLVISPGAISINPLNWRVDETPADAELNLGTFIPHLADEGMDELPIKADAVIDLERGSVMVMNPEFEQYAISKLMGLEAIEHVFGPASYHGCDYSFFYLNIRENARLRSEAWFEKKRD, from the coding sequence ATGTTTGAAAAACCATTTACAGGAACTGCACCTGATTATTCAGAAAATAAACACTGGCTCGCACTGCCGGAAAACCCAGATAAATCAGTAGATTTGATATTTCTTTATCCTTCAAGCTGTAATGACCCCGAAGCGGATATCATCTGTGACATTGACAATCCGTCCATGGTGGAAGGGGCAAAACTTAACTTCGCTCACGAAGCCACTGCATTTGAGGGTATTGCAAATATTTTTGCTCCATACTGGAGACAGGTCAATGGATTAAAACTTCCAATGATGAGTTTTGAGGAAGTATATGATGCAGAATGGGCCGAACCGAGAACAGATGTCTATGCTGCTTTGGATTATTATTTTGAAAACTTGAACGATGGACGCCCATATTTCTTTGCAGGGCATTCACAGGGATCAAGGCTATGCTACATGGTTTTGTCCGAATATATGAAAGAGCATCCGGAGTACTATGAAAACATGATTGCTGCATATTGTATCGGTGACTCTTTAACCAGGAAATATCTGGAGGAAAATCCTCACATCAAAGCAGCACAAGCTGCCGATGATTTGGGAGTTGTTGTTTCATGGAATACTGAAGGACCTGCAAACAAGGGCAAGGACTCACTTGTTATTTCTCCAGGTGCAATATCAATAAACCCGCTTAATTGGCGTGTTGATGAAACACCTGCAGATGCAGAGTTAAATCTAGGAACTTTCATACCGCATCTTGCAGACGAGGGAATGGACGAATTGCCGATAAAAGCAGATGCAGTAATTGACCTTGAAAGAGGTTCAGTTATGGTGATGAATCCGGAATTTGAGCAATATGCGATATCAAAACTTATGGGACTTGAAGCTATTGAACATGTTTTCGGACCGGCAAGTTATCATGGATGTGATTATTCATTCTTCTACTTGAACATACGTGAAAATGCTCGTTTGAGGTCTGAGGCCTGGTTTGAAAAGAAAAGAGACTAA
- a CDS encoding DUF308 domain-containing protein, with amino-acid sequence MDFRKILGILFIILGLIFAIYPLYSAEAVSWIAGICLIAFGFASIIDGFSVWSMMAHVSILKILLGICAMLFGLLFIYKIDALSFLVAYQFFLIAFILIFMGIFGIFSTPDAKSKLISVLVLILGIVAFYLAFASIAQPLYVAIIVGICLIMEGILFLASGIAETN; translated from the coding sequence ATGGATTTTAGAAAAATACTTGGAATTTTATTTATAATTTTGGGTTTGATTTTTGCAATTTACCCATTGTATAGTGCAGAAGCAGTATCCTGGATTGCAGGAATATGTTTAATTGCATTCGGATTTGCTTCTATTATTGACGGATTTTCTGTATGGAGCATGATGGCTCATGTTTCAATTCTTAAGATATTGCTTGGAATATGTGCAATGCTATTCGGATTATTATTTATATATAAAATTGATGCATTGTCTTTCCTTGTTGCATATCAATTCTTCTTGATTGCATTTATATTGATATTTATGGGTATTTTCGGAATTTTCTCCACCCCAGATGCAAAATCCAAACTAATATCAGTACTGGTTTTAATCTTAGGTATAGTGGCTTTTTATCTTGCTTTTGCTTCAATTGCACAACCGCTATATGTCGCAATTATCGTCGGAATATGCTTGATTATGGAAGGAATATTATTCTTAGCATCAGGTATTGCTGAAACTAATTAA
- a CDS encoding AarF/ABC1/UbiB kinase family protein: MDKETKERLGEIRAAMKKYGFDKILGQAAKNKIRRKDTDESDSLLLDDEIPVKLRMMLQELGTTFIKLGQLLSTRPDVVGEKIAGELANLQDDNPAITYEQVKAIVERELDGNIDELFEDFHHEHIATASIGQVHEATLITGERVAVKIQKEGITDKIDLDLRIMKYIANRADKLNADLRKINLPGIMEEFDRSIHKEIDYNNEFMNMQRIEMNFVDNPYIHIPATYPEYCTSKILTMEFIAGAKLNDVYASTGDEFDKKLLAKNVLDSYLQQLFIDGFFHGDPHPGNIMILDNNVICYLDEGMMGTFDQDFKRNLSEVMLLFVDQDVDGLIDQLMYMEILDYDIDTRTLKRDLTDLFGRYFGVSLNRFDGVLEALLSLMQDYGVILPNEVVTMARGLSMIEAIAHNLDPEIDVFASVKPVAKEIARQKANPVNYIKGKKSSMIMYGHMLQALPKLLTRIIHKIENEELQLKLEIDINDKVTIVALVCALIIGSSVVSFGPRMFDMPVISLIGYIIALILGIIGIKKFMSK; the protein is encoded by the coding sequence ATGGATAAAGAAACAAAAGAGCGTTTAGGTGAAATCAGAGCAGCCATGAAAAAATATGGCTTCGATAAGATTTTAGGACAAGCTGCAAAAAACAAAATACGCAGAAAAGATACTGACGAATCAGACAGTCTTTTATTGGATGATGAGATTCCTGTTAAATTAAGAATGATGCTGCAGGAATTAGGAACTACTTTCATTAAATTAGGTCAGCTGTTAAGTACAAGACCTGATGTTGTTGGAGAAAAGATTGCTGGAGAATTGGCCAACCTGCAGGATGACAATCCTGCAATAACATATGAACAGGTAAAAGCAATAGTCGAAAGGGAACTTGATGGCAATATCGATGAATTATTTGAGGATTTCCATCATGAACATATAGCAACCGCATCCATAGGCCAGGTTCATGAAGCAACACTAATCACAGGTGAACGGGTTGCAGTCAAAATCCAAAAGGAAGGTATCACAGATAAAATTGATCTTGATTTAAGGATAATGAAATATATCGCCAACCGTGCCGATAAATTGAATGCCGATTTAAGAAAAATAAACTTGCCCGGAATTATGGAAGAATTTGACCGTTCCATTCACAAGGAAATTGATTACAACAATGAATTCATGAATATGCAACGCATTGAAATGAATTTCGTGGATAATCCATACATCCACATTCCTGCAACATATCCTGAATATTGTACATCAAAAATCCTGACAATGGAATTCATTGCTGGTGCAAAGTTGAATGATGTTTATGCAAGTACCGGCGATGAATTTGACAAAAAGCTTTTGGCTAAAAATGTCCTTGATTCATATCTTCAGCAGCTATTCATTGACGGTTTCTTCCATGGAGACCCTCACCCTGGAAACATAATGATTTTAGATAATAATGTCATTTGTTATCTTGATGAAGGTATGATGGGAACATTTGATCAGGACTTCAAGCGAAACCTTTCTGAAGTAATGCTGTTATTCGTAGATCAGGACGTTGACGGACTGATAGATCAGTTAATGTACATGGAGATATTGGATTATGATATTGATACCAGAACATTGAAAAGAGACTTAACTGATCTGTTTGGAAGGTATTTCGGTGTCTCACTCAATCGTTTCGATGGAGTATTGGAGGCATTGCTTAGCCTTATGCAGGATTATGGAGTAATTCTTCCAAATGAAGTAGTTACAATGGCAAGAGGATTGTCCATGATTGAAGCCATTGCACACAATCTTGATCCTGAAATCGATGTTTTCGCATCAGTCAAACCTGTTGCTAAAGAAATTGCCAGACAAAAAGCCAATCCTGTAAATTATATAAAAGGCAAAAAAAGCAGCATGATAATGTATGGACATATGCTCCAGGCATTGCCGAAACTACTAACAAGGATTATTCACAAGATTGAAAATGAAGAACTGCAATTAAAGTTAGAAATTGACATTAATGACAAGGTTACAATAGTCGCATTAGTATGTGCACTTATAATAGGTTCTTCAGTTGTTTCATTCGGGCCAAGAATGTT